AATCCCAAATAGCTTAAAGCACCTATATGCAATCCCGGTTCAGCTTCAGCAAATTCATTAGCTAATACAGAGGGAATTGTATAAGCTGGATCGAGTAAAGAAGCGCTGATTTGAGCAGAGTTGCCAATCACCATAGTGACAGCCATTGTTTCACCCAAAGCACGTCCCAAAGCAAGCATGGCTGCACTCACAATTCCAGAAAATCCCGATGGTAGCAAGACTCGAAAAATTGTTTCCCAACGAGTGCCACCCAAAGCCATAGATGCACTACGTAATTCTTTAGGGATAGCCATTAAGACATCACGGCTAATTGCTGCCATTGTGGGCAAAATCATGATGGCTAGAATAACTCCAGCAGTCAACATATTAGTCCCAGAAGGATCTTCTGTATTAAACAGTGGTATCCATTTAAAAGTGTTAGCTAGCCACTTTTGTAGAGGTTCTAGAACTGGAATAAAGACAAAAATCGCCCATAGACCAATAATTACACTGGGAATTGCTGCAATTAATTCCACAACAAATGCTAGGATGGTTCGCAGCGATGTCGGTAAGAAATTTTCACTCGTGACTAAGGCTACTGCCATTCCCACCGGGACAGCAAATAAAATAGCGATCGCACTACTTACCAAAGTTCCATAAATATAGGGTAATGCACCAAAAATCTGATTACCTGTATCCCAATCTTTTCCCCACAAAAATCCCAGTCCAAACTGCTTGATAGCTGGTAAAGCTTCTGAGAAAATTACCGAACTCATCAAAAATAGTACTGCAACAGTAATCACGGCAAAAAAGTATACCAGCCGTGTAAAACCTTGGTCAAACCAGAAATTTGCGCCACTGATACCTGTTAGATTGAAACTTTCATCGCCTAGATTTGAATCATCTGATGAATTTTCCATTACAAATCAATAAAATAGATTTTTATTGCTACTAGAACGAGTTATTAACTTACTCTAGTAGGAGAGAAGATTATTAAGATAATTCCCCTATTCCCTCTTTTTAAGGGAGAATTTTAAAATCCCCCTTTTTAAGTGGGTTGGGGGATATTTTCTACGTAAGTCCTAAAGATTGCAAATTAAGGTTTGACAGAGCTATTCACTGTTTGAAGCACCCGATTTGCTACATCAGATGGAATTTTGGTGTAGTTGAGGTCATCGTTATACTGTTGACCGTCCTTCAATACCCAATTAATCCATTTCTTAATTGCATCAGCTTTAGCAGCATTAGCATACTGTTTGTAAACCATCATCCAAGTAAGGCCAACGATCGGATAACCTTGTGCTGGTTCTCCTACAAAAACACGGTAATTGTCTGGAAAAGTGACAGTTGACAAAGCTGCATTTGCAGACTCTAAAGAAGGAGCAACAAATTCTCCTTTCTTATTTTGTACTAGTGCTGATTTCAGATTGTTTTTGACGGCGTAGGCATATTCTACATAACCAATAGAACCAGGAGTACGAGATACTATAGCAGCTACGCCTGGATTGCCTTTGCCTTTCAGGACGTTTGGCAGATTCCATTTTGGAGCAGTGTTAGCTCCAACTCTGCCTTTAAAATAACCGCTGGTAGCACTTAAGTGGTTAGTGAAAATGAAAGTTGTACCGCTACCATCAGCGCGAACAACAAATTTAATTGCTTGACTTGGTAGATTGACACCGGGATTATCAGCTTTAATTTTTGCGTCATCCCATTTGGTAATTTGACCTGAGAAAATTTCTGGTAGTGTCTTACGGGACAACTTGAGATCGTTAACACCTGGAAGATTATAAACAACAGAAACGGCACCACCTGCTGTAGGTACTAAGATTACACCGTTCTTGACTTTACTGATTTCATCATCTTTCATTGCAGCATCACTACCACCAAAGTCAACGGTTCCAGCGGTGACTTGACGAATACCGCCGCCACTACCAATTGCTTGATAGTTAATTTTCAAGTCTGGATATTTCTTCTTCACTTCACGAGCATACCGTTCGTAAAGCGGAGCCGGAAAAGTTGCTCCTGCACCATTGAGAGTTTCAGCTTGTGCGATCGCACCAAAAAATGGACTAAGTGCAACAGAAGTTGTCACCAATGAAGTAGCAATGACACGATTCAAGGTGGTGGTCGAAAAAATCATATTACCTCTGATTAAAGGAATATCTTCCTGCTGTAATTCCAGCCTTAATCAAGTTACATTTATTATGGTTAAGTTTTCTTTAACAATTGATAAATAAAAAATTAAGATGCGTTTAAATCCTAATTTAAAATATTTTTTACTTGTTGATATTTGATTGATGGGATTAGTTAGGAAAAAGATCCCAATAAAAACTTAAATCCAATTTAAATAATTAAAAATGAGTAAATCACTAAACTTAAAAAATATAACTTTGCTAGAAAATGAATAAAAATCTGTGTTTATCAGTTAGTTCGGTAATGATGCGTTTTGGCATATTTTCAGTGCAATAATATTAGATAGGCTTGAACAAAATATTTGTTACGCAGTCACCTTTAACCATCCAAAAATATCACCTACCT
The Nostoc punctiforme PCC 73102 genome window above contains:
- the pstC gene encoding phosphate ABC transporter permease subunit PstC: MENSSDDSNLGDESFNLTGISGANFWFDQGFTRLVYFFAVITVAVLFLMSSVIFSEALPAIKQFGLGFLWGKDWDTGNQIFGALPYIYGTLVSSAIAILFAVPVGMAVALVTSENFLPTSLRTILAFVVELIAAIPSVIIGLWAIFVFIPVLEPLQKWLANTFKWIPLFNTEDPSGTNMLTAGVILAIMILPTMAAISRDVLMAIPKELRSASMALGGTRWETIFRVLLPSGFSGIVSAAMLALGRALGETMAVTMVIGNSAQISASLLDPAYTIPSVLANEFAEAEPGLHIGALSYLGLILFGLTLAVNIGAMLLVKWVGRKNK
- the pstS gene encoding phosphate ABC transporter substrate-binding protein PstS, producing the protein MIFSTTTLNRVIATSLVTTSVALSPFFGAIAQAETLNGAGATFPAPLYERYAREVKKKYPDLKINYQAIGSGGGIRQVTAGTVDFGGSDAAMKDDEISKVKNGVILVPTAGGAVSVVYNLPGVNDLKLSRKTLPEIFSGQITKWDDAKIKADNPGVNLPSQAIKFVVRADGSGTTFIFTNHLSATSGYFKGRVGANTAPKWNLPNVLKGKGNPGVAAIVSRTPGSIGYVEYAYAVKNNLKSALVQNKKGEFVAPSLESANAALSTVTFPDNYRVFVGEPAQGYPIVGLTWMMVYKQYANAAKADAIKKWINWVLKDGQQYNDDLNYTKIPSDVANRVLQTVNSSVKP